One segment of Desulfosudis oleivorans Hxd3 DNA contains the following:
- a CDS encoding nucleoside monophosphate kinase, producing the protein MKTDQYNALLLVGPTGSGKTPLGRYLEEHGLNNRACVHFDFGENLRNVARNGHPSVSEDDRLFLEDVLHRGALLENETFYLAEAVFGAFVEDRQVGKDDLVVLNGLPRHLDQAKDTDRLVTIQTLVHLVCTPEGVCRRISQNTGRDRTGRVDDTPEQIARKIAIFNSRTLPLIDYYHGKGATVCRVEASVDVTPSDMASRLVAGIR; encoded by the coding sequence GTGAAAACAGATCAATACAACGCCCTGCTGCTTGTGGGTCCCACCGGTTCCGGCAAAACACCTCTGGGCCGCTATCTTGAGGAGCACGGCTTAAACAACCGGGCCTGTGTCCATTTTGATTTCGGTGAAAATCTTCGAAACGTTGCCCGAAACGGACACCCGAGCGTTTCCGAAGATGACCGGTTGTTTTTGGAGGACGTGCTGCATCGCGGCGCGCTTTTGGAAAACGAGACCTTTTACCTGGCGGAAGCCGTTTTTGGCGCTTTTGTCGAGGACCGGCAGGTCGGAAAAGACGACCTTGTGGTGTTAAACGGCCTGCCCCGGCACCTGGACCAGGCCAAAGACACGGACCGGCTGGTAACCATTCAGACGCTTGTTCACCTGGTGTGCACGCCGGAGGGGGTGTGCCGCCGCATTTCCCAAAACACGGGCAGAGACCGGACCGGCCGTGTCGATGACACGCCGGAACAGATCGCGCGAAAGATCGCTATTTTTAACAGCCGCACCCTGCCGTTGATTGATTATTATCATGGCAAGGGGGCAACGGTCTGCAGGGTGGAAGCATCTGTTGATGTGACGCCGTCGGATATGGCCAGTCGGTTGGTTGCAGGCATCCGATAA
- a CDS encoding M48 family metallopeptidase, whose translation MITIHGTWYDGSTSLQRPAVLTVLPTGAARVGTADSDSPLLEQHRLTARVSDRLAHTPRVLTFPGGASFETQDNVAVDTVVKTYLKPHWSLWVHLLESRLRYVLPAVILVILVMAATIRYGVPAAADLIASHLPASAYSLADRQALKALDRIAFKPSELPPDTEARVRGSMQDCVDAHGAYDITLVFKKGGPLGPNALALPGGTIIFTDELVEVAEHDEELTAILAHEVGHVVHRHGMRRMVQSSLLSFAAMVLTGDASGVSEIFLGLPVVLTELAYSREFENTADQYALDYLKSAGIPPARFADILTRIDKTSRHEAENGKTSWTGYLSTHPPTPERVKMFLQENGPVAQEDAPL comes from the coding sequence ATGATTACCATCCACGGCACATGGTATGACGGGAGCACTTCCCTTCAAAGACCGGCGGTTTTAACGGTTTTGCCCACCGGCGCCGCCCGGGTGGGAACCGCCGACAGTGACAGCCCCCTGCTTGAACAGCACCGGCTGACCGCCAGGGTCTCGGACCGCCTGGCCCATACCCCACGCGTGCTCACCTTTCCCGGCGGCGCGTCTTTTGAAACGCAGGATAACGTTGCCGTTGACACCGTCGTTAAAACCTATCTGAAACCGCACTGGAGCCTGTGGGTCCATCTGTTGGAATCCAGACTGCGGTATGTACTGCCCGCCGTTATTCTTGTAATCCTGGTGATGGCCGCGACCATCAGATACGGCGTTCCTGCGGCAGCCGACCTGATCGCCTCTCATCTGCCGGCCTCGGCCTACAGCCTGGCCGACCGGCAGGCATTGAAAGCCCTGGACAGAATCGCCTTCAAACCGTCGGAGCTGCCGCCCGATACAGAAGCCCGGGTGCGCGGCAGCATGCAAGATTGCGTGGACGCACACGGCGCTTATGATATCACCCTTGTGTTCAAAAAAGGCGGCCCCCTTGGCCCCAACGCTCTGGCCCTGCCCGGGGGCACCATTATTTTTACCGATGAACTGGTTGAAGTCGCCGAACATGATGAAGAGCTGACAGCCATTCTGGCCCATGAGGTCGGGCATGTGGTCCACCGGCACGGTATGCGGCGAATGGTGCAGAGTTCACTGCTCTCTTTTGCCGCCATGGTCCTGACCGGGGATGCAAGCGGTGTCTCCGAAATTTTTCTGGGACTGCCGGTGGTGCTGACCGAACTGGCCTATTCCCGGGAATTTGAAAACACGGCCGACCAGTACGCCCTGGACTACCTGAAATCGGCCGGCATCCCCCCTGCCCGGTTTGCAGACATCCTTACCCGTATCGATAAAACCAGCCGGCACGAAGCTGAAAACGGAAAAACCTCCTGGACCGGTTATCTGTCCACGCACCCCCCCACCCCGGAGCGCGTCAAAATGTTTTTACAGGAAAACGGCCCCGTCGCGCAGGAAGACGCTCCCTTGTAA
- a CDS encoding DUF898 family protein, whose translation MMWFYMDGDREVGPISTADMQQLINTKQITGKTLARKQDMDRWHPLAELTKAKKPDSQAPPPADNPPSANEAPPPAPPVSEPPSPAPAAVSTTPQRAVPDNIPFQFKGTGGEYFKIWIVNVLLSILTLGIYSAWAKVRRKQYFYGNTQVAGAGFRYLADPVKILKGRLIVFVFFILYSTAGEFIPVLGGIMMLAFLIFLPWLVVRSLAFNARNSSLRNIRFNFTGTYGQAAKAYLLFPILSVLTLGILLPYAFFRQKQFVVENSSYGTTPFRFHATAKDYYRIVGLFILHALIFIVAAVVVSLLFAPLSALIIMVLYLYAMAYFSVKTTNLLYSSGTLADHRFSANLGIKDYALIILTNSLATVATLGLFYPFAVVRALQYKIDHLSLLPGSDLDRFVAAEIKETSALGEEMSDFMDFDFGL comes from the coding sequence ATGATGTGGTTTTACATGGACGGAGACCGGGAGGTCGGCCCGATAAGCACGGCCGACATGCAGCAGCTGATCAACACAAAACAGATTACCGGCAAAACCCTGGCCAGGAAACAGGACATGGACCGGTGGCACCCCCTGGCGGAGTTGACCAAAGCCAAGAAGCCGGACAGTCAGGCACCGCCGCCGGCCGATAATCCGCCTTCAGCAAACGAAGCGCCACCGCCGGCGCCACCTGTCAGTGAACCACCCTCTCCTGCCCCCGCCGCTGTGAGCACCACCCCCCAACGCGCCGTGCCCGACAACATCCCGTTTCAATTCAAAGGAACAGGCGGAGAGTATTTTAAAATCTGGATTGTCAACGTGCTTTTGTCCATTCTCACCCTGGGTATCTATTCGGCCTGGGCCAAGGTTCGCCGGAAACAGTATTTTTACGGGAACACTCAGGTGGCGGGCGCGGGGTTCCGCTACCTTGCCGACCCGGTTAAAATTCTCAAAGGCCGCCTGATCGTTTTTGTCTTCTTTATTCTCTACTCCACCGCCGGCGAATTTATCCCTGTCCTGGGGGGCATCATGATGCTGGCATTTCTCATTTTTCTTCCCTGGCTGGTGGTGCGGTCCCTGGCATTTAACGCCCGCAACAGTTCACTGCGAAACATCCGTTTCAATTTCACCGGCACTTATGGCCAGGCCGCCAAGGCGTATCTGCTTTTTCCGATCCTGAGCGTCCTGACTCTGGGAATCCTGTTGCCATATGCCTTTTTCCGGCAGAAACAGTTTGTGGTTGAAAACTCTTCATACGGCACAACCCCGTTTCGTTTTCATGCCACGGCAAAAGATTACTACCGCATCGTGGGATTGTTTATTCTCCACGCGCTGATTTTCATCGTGGCGGCGGTGGTCGTCAGCCTGCTGTTTGCCCCCCTTTCAGCACTGATCATCATGGTGCTCTACCTTTACGCCATGGCCTATTTCAGCGTCAAGACCACCAACCTGCTTTACAGCTCCGGCACACTGGCAGACCACCGGTTTTCAGCGAACCTGGGAATAAAAGACTACGCCCTGATCATCCTCACCAATTCCCTGGCCACGGTTGCCACCCTGGGGCTTTTTTACCCTTTTGCCGTGGTGCGGGCGCTGCAATACAAAATCGACCACCTGTCCCTTCTGCCGGGCAGCGATCTTGACCGTTTTGTGGCCGCGGAGATCAAAGAGACCAGTGCGCTGGGAGAAGAGATGTCCGATTTTATGGATTTTGATTTCGGATTATAG
- a CDS encoding response regulator transcription factor, which yields MALESKKVVLVVDDEADFAFIVQKNLKQQGFVVEVAYDGAEALEKIRNDPPDAVILDVMMPEKTGYEVCAELKKNKALEAIPVILLTAVADHVSSTRYSHHHGITTMADDYLPKPSSIEDLLIRLRRLVE from the coding sequence ATGGCCCTTGAAAGCAAAAAGGTCGTGCTGGTGGTGGATGACGAGGCCGATTTTGCCTTCATTGTTCAGAAAAATCTGAAACAGCAGGGTTTTGTTGTCGAGGTCGCCTATGACGGCGCCGAGGCCCTTGAAAAAATTCGAAACGACCCGCCGGACGCAGTGATTCTTGACGTGATGATGCCGGAAAAGACCGGCTACGAGGTGTGCGCCGAACTCAAGAAAAACAAAGCGCTGGAGGCCATTCCCGTGATTCTTCTGACCGCGGTGGCCGACCATGTATCTTCCACCCGATATTCCCACCACCATGGTATCACCACGATGGCCGACGACTATCTGCCCAAGCCGTCCTCCATCGAAGACCTGCTGATCCGCCTGCGCCGGCTGGTGGAATAA
- a CDS encoding Coenzyme F420 hydrogenase/dehydrogenase, beta subunit C-terminal domain, whose translation MKTFEDLIKEVQEPGLCHHCGGCVTFCTSINYGALELGPEGMPRFGNRDKCIECGLCYSICPEINELDQETKKMVAWEPPMGKVIELTAARALDPVVRKKATDGGAVTAVLLHLFDTGRIDGAIVTRRTDPFSREPHLATTRDEIIASAGFFMDTSHGMKHFGHDYSTYSPSVQEFRPVLEKGLSRIALVGTPCQIEAVRKIEVLGIVPSDSIKFCLGLFCSGNFSFTDKEKDQMEAVGGFQWDAVTRINIKDNFMVYLSNGKVLSIPLDKVDFMKRFACHFCMDYAAEYADISFGGIGAKDGWTTVITRTPLGRAVMADARGKTLETASDGKALDRSAADTLNVVRQASRRKTEHAQARRKEL comes from the coding sequence ATGAAGACTTTTGAAGATCTGATCAAGGAAGTCCAGGAACCGGGCCTCTGCCACCACTGCGGCGGCTGCGTGACCTTCTGCACCTCCATCAACTACGGCGCCCTGGAGCTTGGCCCGGAGGGCATGCCCCGCTTTGGTAACCGGGACAAGTGCATCGAGTGCGGTCTCTGCTACTCCATCTGCCCGGAGATCAACGAGCTGGACCAGGAGACCAAGAAGATGGTGGCCTGGGAGCCGCCCATGGGAAAAGTGATCGAACTGACCGCGGCCCGGGCGCTGGACCCGGTGGTGCGCAAAAAAGCCACCGACGGCGGGGCTGTCACCGCCGTGCTGCTCCACCTGTTTGACACCGGCCGTATCGACGGCGCCATTGTCACCCGGCGCACCGATCCCTTCAGCCGTGAGCCTCACCTGGCCACCACCCGGGACGAGATTATCGCATCGGCCGGGTTTTTCATGGACACATCCCACGGCATGAAACATTTCGGTCACGACTACTCCACCTATTCGCCGTCGGTGCAGGAGTTTCGGCCTGTTCTGGAAAAGGGCCTGAGCCGCATTGCCCTGGTGGGCACCCCCTGCCAGATCGAGGCGGTGCGCAAGATCGAAGTGCTGGGCATCGTGCCCTCCGATTCCATCAAGTTCTGTCTGGGGCTGTTCTGCTCAGGCAATTTTTCCTTCACGGACAAGGAAAAGGACCAGATGGAGGCGGTGGGCGGGTTCCAGTGGGATGCGGTAACCCGCATCAACATCAAGGACAATTTCATGGTCTACCTGAGCAACGGCAAGGTGCTCTCCATTCCCCTAGACAAGGTGGACTTCATGAAGCGATTTGCCTGCCACTTCTGCATGGATTATGCCGCGGAATACGCCGACATCTCCTTTGGTGGCATCGGCGCAAAGGACGGCTGGACCACGGTTATCACCCGGACCCCCCTGGGCCGGGCCGTGATGGCCGACGCCAGGGGCAAGACCCTTGAAACCGCTTCCGACGGCAAGGCACTGGACCGGTCGGCGGCCGACACCCTGAATGTGGTGCGGCAGGCCTCCCGTCGCAAGACGGAGCACGCCCAGGCCCGGCGCAAAGAGTTGTGA
- a CDS encoding methylenetetrahydrofolate reductase produces MSEKTPSRLEKILRQGHLAVTSECGPPRGSDPAAITKKAEMIKDYVDAINITDNQTSMTRMSSLASCIHLKLMGLEPVLQMVTRDRNRIALQSDILGAASFDIFNMLCLSGDHQSFGDCATGQNVHDIDSMQLLQLVRRMRDEGKFLGGDDIARPPRMFVGAAANPFADPFEIRVPRLAKKIAAGAEFIQTQCIYNLEKFEEWMKRIRDRGLHEKVFILAGLTPMKSAGMAKYMKNRVPGMDVPDEVVKRLSDTPKDKQAEEGIKMCIESIQRLKEVEGVRGFHIMAIEWEEKVPEIVQQAGLYPRPSV; encoded by the coding sequence ATGAGCGAAAAAACACCCAGCAGACTGGAAAAGATCCTTCGCCAGGGGCACCTTGCGGTCACCTCCGAGTGCGGCCCGCCCCGTGGCAGCGACCCGGCGGCCATCACCAAAAAGGCCGAAATGATCAAGGACTACGTGGATGCCATCAACATCACCGATAACCAGACCTCCATGACCCGAATGTCCAGCCTGGCCTCATGCATTCACTTAAAGCTCATGGGCCTGGAACCGGTGCTCCAGATGGTGACCCGGGACAGAAACCGTATCGCCCTGCAGAGCGACATTCTCGGCGCCGCCTCCTTTGACATTTTCAACATGCTCTGCCTTTCCGGTGACCACCAGAGCTTCGGCGACTGCGCCACCGGCCAGAACGTTCACGACATCGACTCCATGCAGCTGCTGCAGCTGGTCCGCCGCATGCGGGACGAAGGCAAATTTTTAGGCGGAGACGACATCGCCCGGCCGCCCCGCATGTTCGTGGGCGCGGCAGCCAACCCCTTTGCCGACCCCTTTGAAATCAGGGTACCGCGGCTGGCCAAAAAGATAGCGGCCGGCGCCGAGTTTATCCAGACCCAGTGCATCTACAACCTGGAAAAGTTCGAGGAGTGGATGAAACGGATTCGGGACCGGGGGCTTCATGAAAAGGTTTTTATCCTGGCCGGCCTCACCCCCATGAAGTCGGCGGGCATGGCCAAGTACATGAAAAACCGGGTACCGGGCATGGATGTGCCCGACGAAGTGGTCAAGCGGCTGTCCGACACGCCCAAGGACAAGCAGGCCGAAGAAGGGATCAAGATGTGTATCGAATCGATTCAGCGGCTCAAAGAGGTCGAGGGGGTGCGGGGCTTTCATATCATGGCCATCGAGTGGGAGGAGAAGGTTCCGGAAATCGTTCAGCAGGCCGGCCTTTATCCTCGTCCTTCCGTTTAG
- a CDS encoding methylenetetrahydrofolate reductase C-terminal domain-containing protein, translated as MIMGEQKPLEEIWEMIKPYKKVLVFGCNTCVAVCHTGGNKEAEILASLLRMKATQENVAMEIKNGGIERQCEHEFYESAKEDLAWADLVLSTACGVGVQFTAEKMATTPVFPGLNTTFMGAVDAPGIFTERCQGCGQCILAVTGGICPVSRCAKRLFNGPCGGSTRGKCEINKDLDCAWQLIVDRLTALNRLDDYETLAPIKDWSNERSGGPRKLVREDLQR; from the coding sequence ATGATCATGGGTGAACAGAAACCTTTGGAAGAGATATGGGAGATGATCAAGCCCTACAAGAAGGTGCTGGTCTTCGGCTGCAACACCTGTGTTGCCGTGTGCCATACCGGCGGCAACAAGGAGGCCGAGATTCTGGCCTCCCTGCTGCGCATGAAAGCCACCCAGGAAAATGTCGCCATGGAGATCAAAAACGGCGGCATCGAGCGGCAGTGCGAACACGAATTTTACGAATCGGCCAAAGAGGACCTGGCCTGGGCCGACCTTGTGCTCTCCACGGCCTGCGGTGTGGGGGTCCAGTTTACCGCCGAGAAAATGGCGACGACGCCGGTTTTTCCGGGCCTTAACACCACCTTCATGGGGGCCGTGGACGCGCCCGGCATCTTTACCGAACGGTGCCAGGGGTGCGGCCAGTGCATTCTGGCGGTCACCGGCGGCATCTGCCCGGTATCCCGGTGCGCCAAGCGCCTGTTCAACGGCCCCTGCGGCGGCTCCACCAGGGGCAAGTGCGAGATCAACAAGGACCTGGACTGCGCCTGGCAGTTGATTGTCGACCGGCTGACGGCATTGAACCGGCTGGACGACTATGAAACGCTTGCGCCCATCAAGGACTGGTCCAACGAACGTTCCGGCGGACCCAGAAAACTGGTCAGGGAGGATTTACAACGATGA
- a CDS encoding ankyrin repeat domain-containing protein has product MKFNIIIFLLFLIIFTVFYIPAHLIEAFAETNPAKEELKRIGVDLTYENFFLQIGKGNLKTVSLFLEAGFDVNHENEKIESPIKIATREGHIDVMKLLLLKGAFVNTGDYTPLMIAADQGNADAAATILKYGLEVDVNDTGNQYEIALHHACRNRQYNIAEMLINAGSDLNWFSDHGISPLIAAVTNNDRRMVQLLLKSGADVDAGDLREGYLGQTPLMYAASYGYRDIATLLLSNGAKINKKDKNDDTALNYAIRNKDKEIISFFETAGAKKETAQDKIERLNRYGGAELKITASSCLPTYKGIEYNAEQISDFNASTAWVEGAKGYGIGEYIEFRYDFSKVAESDYSVNTVIINNGYSKNCTTWESNSRVKQLKIYVNTVPHTVIILKDTNDTQTVSMPSIKFEAKKINIVRFEILEVYKGTKYKDTAISEIQLMNVE; this is encoded by the coding sequence ATGAAATTCAATATAATAATATTTTTGTTGTTTTTGATTATTTTTACTGTTTTTTATATACCTGCTCATCTAATAGAAGCCTTTGCTGAAACTAATCCTGCAAAAGAAGAGCTAAAGAGAATTGGTGTTGATTTAACATATGAGAATTTTTTTCTTCAAATTGGTAAAGGTAATTTAAAAACAGTTAGTCTGTTTTTGGAAGCGGGTTTTGACGTTAACCATGAGAATGAAAAAATAGAATCCCCAATAAAAATAGCCACACGAGAAGGCCACATTGATGTCATGAAGTTATTGCTATTAAAAGGCGCATTTGTAAATACAGGGGACTATACTCCGTTGATGATTGCGGCTGATCAAGGTAACGCAGATGCTGCGGCAACAATACTGAAGTATGGCTTGGAGGTAGATGTAAATGATACTGGTAATCAATATGAAATAGCTTTACACCATGCTTGCCGAAACAGGCAATATAACATAGCAGAAATGCTGATTAATGCTGGTTCAGATTTAAACTGGTTTAGTGATCATGGAATATCGCCTTTAATAGCGGCTGTAACAAATAATGATAGACGGATGGTACAGCTATTATTGAAAAGTGGCGCTGACGTTGATGCAGGTGATTTAAGAGAAGGGTATTTGGGGCAAACGCCGCTCATGTATGCTGCTTCTTATGGATATAGAGATATAGCTACTCTTTTGCTTAGTAATGGAGCAAAGATTAACAAAAAGGATAAAAATGACGATACCGCGTTAAATTATGCTATCAGGAATAAAGACAAAGAAATTATAAGTTTTTTTGAAACAGCAGGCGCGAAAAAAGAAACCGCTCAGGATAAAATCGAGAGACTTAACCGGTATGGTGGAGCAGAACTTAAAATAACTGCTTCATCATGCCTACCTACTTACAAGGGAATAGAATATAATGCCGAACAAATTTCTGACTTTAATGCGAGCACAGCTTGGGTTGAAGGAGCAAAGGGCTATGGAATCGGCGAATATATCGAGTTCAGATATGATTTTAGTAAGGTGGCTGAATCGGATTATTCGGTCAATACAGTTATAATTAATAATGGGTATTCTAAAAATTGTACTACATGGGAATCAAATTCTAGAGTTAAACAGTTAAAGATCTATGTCAATACTGTTCCACACACTGTAATAATCCTAAAAGACACAAATGACACGCAAACCGTCAGTATGCCGAGCATTAAATTTGAAGCTAAGAAAATAAATATTGTAAGATTTGAAATCTTAGAAGTTTATAAAGGGACTAAATACAAAGATACGGCTATAAGTGAGATCCAACTTATGAATGTGGAATAA